CACCATACGAAAATCAGCAATCAACGACCACAACGGATGGCCGATCGCCGGTTTGTTTCCCTCGATGAAAAAGTGGCTGTACCACGCCAATCCGTACGCGATGACAGGCGCCAACAACAGCCACTTCCATTCCATGGTGACCAATGCCAACACCACGCACACCACCACCATGGATGTGCCCGCCGCATGCCACTGTCGCGTCTTTTTCTTGCTGTGCTGTCTCAGATAATGCAGCCAAAACGATTGGAAATCAGGGAACATGGTGAACACCTCCTCTTCTGATTGACCGATTCAGCACCTCGGTTTGAGATGGGGAAATTTGTGCAATTTCCGATACAACGTGGTACGACCGATCCCGAGAAGTCGGGCAGCCGCCGAAAGGTTGCCGTGTGCGGCTTGAATCGCCTGTGCAATGGCCCGCTCCTCGGCATCGTCGATCGAGAAAAAAGAAACGGTCTTTTCCGACCCGGACTCTTCGCGCCTCAGAGTCGGCAAGTCCTGAGGAGTGATCCAATCCACTCCGCGAATCAAACACGCTTGATAAGCCGCCTGCCGGATCACTTGCCGAAGTTCACGAAGATTTCCCGGCCAATCGTACTGTTCAAGGATGGGCCACACCTCGGCTGAAACCTTGATGGCACGTCCCAGCTCCTGCTCCACCTGCTTCAAAAAATGGTCCGCCAACAAACGCAGGTCGGTTCGCTCCCGAAGGGCCGGCAGAACCAACTCCATCTCGCGCAGACGATAAAAGAGGTCGGCCCGGAAACGACCCTCTGCGACAGCTTGTTCCAAATTCTGATGCGTTGCGGCGATCACGCGCACATCAACGGGGATCGGCCGATGAGAACCGATCCGGGTCACTTTCTTCTCCTCCAAAACACGCAACAACGCCACTTGTGAAGCGGTCGGCATGTCTCCGATCTCATCCAGAAACAGCGTCCCCCCGTCAGCCGCTTCAAACTTTCCTTTGTATCCGTTCTTTCGGGCTCCCGTAAATGCGCCTTTTTCGTAGCCGAACAACTCCGACTCCACCAGTGTCGCGGGAATCGCCCCGCAGTTGACGGCTACAAATGCCCCTTTTCTGCCGCTGGCCTCGTGAACGGCACGTGCCAGCCGATCTTTGCCCGTCCCCGTTTCCCCACGGATCAGCAGCGTAAGGGGGGAGGGAGCGATCCGAACCGCCAGCTCAAACACTTTTCGCACCTTTGGGCAATCCATCACCAGATTGGAAACAGGTTTCACCCCGTCGGATTGGCGGTCCGCCGGAGTCCGACCGGCGAGATGAATGCGAAACGTCCGTTTTCGCTCGTCTTGGACGGATTTGGCCACCCAGGAAACGTCGCTGTCTGCGAAGGACAGAATCGTCACATCCCGGTCCGATTTTGTCAGCAAAGCTTGAACATCGTCGGAATCAAACCAACGGGTCATCGGTTGACCGATGCAATCCGCCATCGGATTTCCCAACAACCTGGCAGCAGACTGATTCAACCGGGTGATCAGCCCATCCGTATCGACAGCGATCAACGGTTGACCCAAACTTTCCATCACCGCGTCCATTTCCCGCATATGCAAGACCAGTTCACGCCGGGTCTGCTGCAACAACAAACGGGCCTGACACGCTTGCGCGGCCGTGATCACCATCCCCAACGTATGGGGATGATGCAACCGGGCATCACCGCTGACATCGAGAATCCCCACCAGTTCTCCTGTCGGAGAATACAAAGGAGCCGCATAGCAGGTCAAAAACCGGTTCTCTTCACAAAAATGCTGGTTTCCCCAAACCGTAACCGGTTTGGATTCTGCCAAGGCTGTACCGATCGCGTTGGTCCCCTTCACCCGTTCTTCCCAATTGGCCCCGACATCCAGCCGGACCCGAGATGCTCGTTCGGTAAACGGTGGTTCCCCCCATTTGGCCACGATATACCCGTCCCGATCCGATACCAGAACCATGAAATCCGATTGCCTCACCTGCGTGTACAACGTTTCCAGAATCGGCTTGCAGGCCTGGAACAGATCATGCATCCGCTCCCTTCGGTCTTCCAGTTCGCCGTCGGTCAACAACTCGTCCTGCACCCTTTTGGGATCGACACCCCATTTGCGACAGCGTTGCCACGACGACACCAACATCGGGGGAAGTTCGTTTCGTTCCGGCTCCGTTTGCATAAAATCCCTCCGCGATCGACTGGGGCATGTCTGATCATCATGTCCGCTTTCCTGCTTCGCCAGGGTGTGTGTGGTGAATACTGTCCACATTGCTTTCCCGGCCGCTCCACCTGCGTCCGGATGATGACCGCTCCACCCCGGTCAGCGCAGTGACACGGGCAAAGTACGCTTCGCTTTGAGAAAATGGCCCGCGATTTCAATCCTGCGCTTCCGAGTTTTCGCTCAGTCAGGGCTTGCGTCTTCTCTCGACTTGGAAAAATCGCCGGATGGCCAGACACGTCCTGAACCAAACGTTGCCATTTCGTCCATTGACCAGACACACCCAGGGTTTTCCATGTTCGAGTATAGCGTTTATCTTCGGAAATTTCAATAGATTTAAGAAAAAACTGTTTCAAAATGAAACACCGTTACACTGTCGGAACAAAAACCGGAACAAGTGATGGCCGTATTTCGGGACGTAAGCCTTGGCATGGAACTTGCTGCATCCTGAAAAGCGGAAGCGCTATCAAACGATTTTGCGAGGAGGCTGAAAAGGATGAGCATCACGTTGTCCGGCTACAAGAAGCCCAATACGGAGGGGAGCTTGCTCCATTATCGGCCGCAGTACGAAAACTTCATCGGCGGAGAATGGGTACCGCCGATGGGCGGAGAGTATTTTGACAACATCTCTCCTGTCGACGGCCAAGTGTTTACCCGTGTTCCCCGATCCCGAAAAGAAGATATCGAGTACGCGCTGGACAAAGCACACGCCGCCAAGGAAAAATGGGCGAACACCTCTGTTACCGAACGCAGCAATATCCTGCTGAAAATCGCCGACCGTATGGAGGAGAATCTGGAGAAGCTGGCCTTGTCCGAAACCTGGGACAACGGGAAGCCGATCCGCGAAACGCTGAATGCCGACCTGCCGTTGGCCATCGACCATTTCCGCTATTTCGCCGGCGTGATTCGCGGTGAAGAGGGCAGCATGTCCGAGATCGACGCCAAAACGGTATCGCTTCATATCAAAGAACCGATCGGCGTCGTGGGACAAATCATCCCTTGGAACTTCCCGCTCCTGATGGCGGCGTGGAAACTGGCTCCCGCTCTGGCCGCCGGCAACTGTGTGGTGCTGAAACCGGCGGAGCAAACACCGGTTACCATCCTGCTTCTCATGGAATTGATCGCTGATTTGCTCCCGCCGGGTGTGGTCAACGTGGTCAACGGTTTCGGTCCGGAAGCGGGACAACCGCTCGCTACGTCCCCCCGCGTCGGCAAAGTGGCCTTTACGGGCGAAACGACCACCGGCCGCCTCATCATGCAGTACGCCTCCGAAAACATCACGCCGGTCACGCTGGAACTGGGGGGCAAATCGCCGAACATCTTCACCGAAAACGTGATGAAAGCCGATGACGAATTCCTGGACAAGGCACTGGAGGGCTTTACCATGTTTGCCCTCAATCAGGGAGAAGTCTGCACCTGCCCGTCCCGTGCGCTGATCCAAGAGTCAATCTACGACGCATTCATGGAACGGGCATTGGAACGGGTGAAAAAGATCAAAATGGGCGACCCGCTCGATCCCAACACCATGATGGGTGCGCAAGCCTCCAATGACCAATATGAGAAAATCCTGAGTTACATCGCGCTCGGCAAGGAAGAAGGCGCCAAATGTCTCACCGGCGGCAAACCGTATCAAAACGAACGCTACCCGAACGGCTTCTACATCGAACCGACCGTCTTTGAAGGCCACAACAAAATGCGCATCTTCCAGGAGGAGATCTTCGGACCGGTCGTCTCCGTCACCACATTCAAGGACGAAGCGGAACTGCTGGAAATCGCCAATGACACCTTGTACGGACTGGGTGCCGGCCTCTGGACGCGCGATGTGCATCAGGCCTATCAAATCGCCCGGAAGATTGAAGCCGGCCGCGTATGGGTCAACTGCTACCACCTGTATCCGGCACACGCCGCCTTCGGTGGGTACAAACAATCCGGTATCGGGCGGGAAACGCATAAAATGATGCTGGAACACTACCAACAAACCAAAAACGTCCTGATCTCCTACGACAAGAATCCGATGGGATTCTTCTGATCCCGGAGATGACGCGGATGGAAAGGGTCAAACGGGTGCTGGTCACTGACGAAGCCAGGCGTGTCATTCGGAGATTGCGCGAAGAACACGGCGAGCTGATGTTTCACCAGAGCGGCGGTTGTTGTGACGGTTCCTCCCCGATGTGTTTTCGCAAAGGGGAATTCCGGGTCGGTTCCAGCGATGTGTTGCTCGGAGAAATCGACGGTTGTGAATTCTACATGTCCCGTTCCCAATTCGAATACTGGCAGCATACGCAACTCACGGTGGATGTCACACCCGGCAGGGGTGCCTCATTCTCCCTGGAAATCCCGTTGGGTGTGCGCTTCCTCATCCGTTCCCGCCCATTCACGGAGGAAGAACGGAAACGGCTGGAGCCGATTCGCAACCCCGGGTGATCTGTCATCGCGGTTTGAGATGCTTTGCATCTTTACGCTTTCCCGGCAAGACTCCCCGTTCCCGATTCAGGCAGGGTCATTGGTGATCCTGCCTTTTTTTTGATTCAGGAGCGTATTTTCACCCATTGGACAATGGCCAACAATGCAAAAGAAATCAACACCGTCGATGCTACCCAGCAAGCGGCCAACCGCGTGTCACCCGATTCTACGGCAATATAAATGGCGGTTGGTATGGTTTGCGTTTTTCCCGGAATGTTTCCGGCGACCATCAGGGTCGCGCCAAACTCTCCCATCCCTCGTGCAAATCCGAGCACATATCCCGTCAAAAGCGATCGCCACGACAACGGGAGCGTGATATATCGGAAGACTTGCCATTCCCCGGCTCCCATCGATCGGGCCGCATCTTCCAATTCCCGATCCACCGACTCAAAACCGTTTTTCAGCGTCTGATATACCAGGGGAAAAGCCACCACCACCGCAGCGATCACGGCCGCCCACCAAGTAAACAGTACGGGCTGATGAAACAACCGCTCTACCGCCTGTCCAATCCAACTGTTTCGCCCCATCAGGATCAGCAGTCCAAAACCGACCACCGTGGGCGGGAGGACCAGGGGCAGAATCAACAAGGTCTCAACCGCGCTTTTTCCATAGAAAGAGCGCCCCTTCATCCACCATGCGGCCAAAAGAGCCGGAACAAACACGAGAATGCTGGCAACCCCGTTCACTTCCAGAGACAACCAAATGGGTGACCAGAAATCCTGATTCATCATGCCGGATGATGCGCCTTTTCAAATCCGTATTTTTGAAAGATTTTCATCGCTTCGGGGCCGCGCAACCATTTGTAGAAATCCCGCGTTTGTTTGGCGTGCGGAGTCGCTTTGATCACACCGACCGGATACACGATCGGTTGATGCGTTTTCGGATCAGCCACAGCAACTGTTTCTACGTCATGGGCAGATCGGATATCCGACCGATACACGATTCCCGCATCGACATTTCCCGTTTTTACATAAGCGAGCACTTGGCGAACATCACCTGCGAATACCAACTTGGATTGCACTTTTTTCCACAGATTCATGTTTTCCAATGCTTGTTTCGCGTATTGACCGGCCGGTACCGTTTCGGGTTGCCCGATGGCAATGGTTTTGACATGGGGGGATGGTAAATCGGAAAACCCGCTCACTTTCAAGCGGGAATTCTTGGGCACGATCAAAACCAATTCATTACTGAGCAAATCGGAACGATCACGCGGATCGACGATCCCTGCCCGAACCAACGCATCCATCTCTTTCGCTCCGGCAGAGAGGAACAGATCCGCAGGAGCACCCTGTTCGATCTGTTGTTTCAACTTGCCGGAAGACGCAAAACTGGTAACAAGATGGACGCCGGGATGTGTGGACTCATATCGGGACTTGATTTCTTTCATCGCATCGGTCAGACTGGCGGCCGCCAGTACCGAGATTTCCACCTGTTGTGGATGTGCATCATTTTCTCCCCGATTGCAGGCGACTGTCATGATCATCATCAGCACGACCGCAATCCAACCGAACGAATGAGCGAATCGTTTCATAGAAACCTCCAAAATGAAAATGCGTTTGATTCATGTTCCTCTATCTCATACCAATCCTATTTTAGCATGAAAAAGCCCGGCCGCTATCCGGCCGGGTGAAGTTTCGCTTTTCCGGTTCTCCGTTCGGTCGGGCTTGAGAAAGTCGCTCATCCGGGAATGCATTGCCTTTCCTTATGGAATGACCAGACACGCCCCGGGATGAGTCTGCCACCCTCACAACAGGGGAGTCTGCACCCCCCCCCCGGCCCGGTCACCTTCGCTTGCCGCTCATCCCCGCTCCTGTTTTGCGTCCGCGTCATCCGGCCGTACGAAGAAGGATTCGCTATCGTCAACAGGGATCTGAGAAAAGTGATTCTTGTTTCATACTTCAAATCATGCACCGGAGGATTCCCTTTGACCGCCGTGAACTTCCGTGACAACCCGCATCCATACACGATGGCTATACCTGTTTTCACAAGTTTTCGCTCACGATCATCCCGACTCTGAAGGTTTGGGTTTTCCGCTCACTCCTTATAAAAAGAGGATAATGGAGGAGCATTTTGATTGATTTGACCGTTTATTTCTGTTCCGGCAGCGGAATTTTCACCTGGTACTTGTACACTGTGACATCGTATGGTCGGATTCTCAGCTTTTCGGGGATTCGGTAAAGGTCCGGAACTTCCAGCACCCAGCGTCCGTTATCGTTGAGGACAAATCCCGAATACTCCTTCCCAGACTCATCATACACCAGCCACAAATTCTCTTTGGCGATGAGGAGAGTATCCTCCTTTTTCACCACGGAGGTTTGGGTCAAGTCGATCAGCAGATGGTTCGGCGTTTCCGGCAAGGTGGCGGTTGATTTGCCCAATCTCGCGTTGTTGAGTGTGTAGGCGGCGCGGCTTAGCCGGATCGTCTGCTCCCGGCCCGGAATGAATTCATACGTTTTATCGGTCAGTTCAGCCAAATAAACGGTATCAAACAGCAAATACAACGGTTTTTTCGGAAGGGGACCGAAATTGTATTCCTCTCCACCGCCGCCTCTGGGAGAGACCTGATAACGCATGACCCATTTTTCCTCATGGTGCGTGCCGGAGATCACCTTGCCGCTTTGATCCACGATCTGGTACGCAATGTGGAGTTCCGGGCGCCGTTCTTTGTGCCTGACTGCTTCTTGTCCATTCAGTCGCACGCCGGCAACAATCTGCGCACTGGTAGGTGTGTAAGTCACTTCCTTAAGTGTGAACGCAAACTTTCCGTCGGGGGTCACACTTTGCTCATCGGGCTTGAATTTTTGCACACGGGCTTTACTGAGATCCAACGGGATTTTCAACTCCCAATTTCCTTGAACGCCCTGAATCGACTTGGCCTTGACGACCAAGGTAATCCGGGAATTTTTCGGTTGGTTGAAGCCCGTTAACCGGACCATTCCCGACCGCCAATCCTTAGAAGGGCTTAGAGACTCCCCGGTATTGATCCATTTTCCCTGTGCATCAAACAATTGGGAACGAATGGCCAGATCATAACGGTCTTTGCCGATGTCGCGCACATCCAGGATTTTGCCGTCCTTCTCCACCTGGTAGATGAAATACACCTCATTGGTATTGGCCAACACTTCCGTGACCCGCAACGTATATCCCTTGTCCGTCACGCTGTAGCCGTTGCGGTATTCATTTTTCTTGATAACTTCTGGGAGTAAACCGAAATCCCGGAAAGTGGCCGTCAAATATTCCGCAAACGTAGGTGAAGCCCAAGCGGTGATTCCGACTCCCAGCATCAGGAAAACAAAAACCGCGACGGTTCGCCTCATCCACTTGAATCCGGATTTGCCTGCCCCCGACTTTTCCGATACGGCGTCACGGGCGGACTTCCCAGCAATCTTCTCCACTTCCTTCCGTACTTCCGACACAAAGGAGTCCGACAAGGACGGTTCGGCCAAAACCTCCCGGAACTGCTGATCCTCATCTTTCCACTTGTCAAGCAAAGATCGGCACGCCGGGCACTTCAACAGATGGGACGCCATTCGGCTCCTCTCCTCCGGTGCCAGTTCACCGTCCAGATACGCGAACAACACATTCAGATCGGGACATTTCATGCTCCATTCCCCGCTTTCCTGAGCGTTTCCTGTTCTCTGAGTTTCTTTCTCGCCCGGTAGAGGCGGTTTTTCACGTCATCCACCGTAATGCCCAGCACGTGAGCAATTTCCGCATAACTCAAATCATCCAAATACTTCAGCAGAAATACCCTCCGGTAATGTTCCGGCAAGTCATCGATCCGGTTCATAAGCGACCGGTATTCCTCCCGTTTCAGAACGATACTTTCGGCGCTCTCGTTCCCGGGCGGCTCCCCGTCGGTCGGGACAGCGCCCATTCTGTCGCGCTTCCGGAGTTCATCCAAGCAGCGGTTGAAGGCGATCCGATACAACCAGGTGGAAAAGCGGCGTGAAGAATCAAACCGCTGAAGGTTCCGATACACCTTGATGAACACTTCCTGCGTCAAATCCTTGGCGTCTTCCGGATTTCCGATCATCCGGAGCATGAGGCGGTACACGCGGTCCTTGTAGCGGAGAACCAGCGTATCAAACGCATCCAGGTCTCCGACGAGAACCTGCCGTACCAGGGTCAGATCATCTGACATGTCCTGCACTCCCATCTGCTGATTTCTGTGTCACCCTTGATACGTCGGAGAGTCGGCGGTTTCTCACCGGAAAAAGAAAAAACTCCGCGCCGGGAATGGCAACGGAGCACGTAACCCGATTTTCAAATATCAATTTTTCCGCAGCCGCAAGGTACTCCTCATCCGGCAGAGAACCCATCACACACGGTCTTCCCAGGGGCTATGGATCTTCGGATTCTTCCGGCCCCTCCCCTCCCGGATCAAACCCGCCTTCTCCGGCACTCGAATGGAAGCAATGTTGCGCGGCATCACTCCCGCCTCGATCCGGTGAAGCCCTTTCTCTGTGAAGGCATAACAGACAACCAACTGTATTGCTTCGGTGACCAATCTCTGGCCGGCGTTTCCGGTCGAGAAAATCTCCCGGCTTACAGTGCAAGAGATGATCCCTTCTGATCCTCGTAAGGATCACATAGCCGATCAGCCATCTGCTGTTTTTCTGAAGGAAGATGCCGAATGGACACCGTTCTCCCCGCTTTTGTTCAGCTTCGATGCACCGAAGCGTCATCCACTCACTTGGTCTCCGTCAGTTCCAAAAACAGGTCAACATCTTCCAACACCGTATCCACCGCCGACTGCCAAAATTCGGGTTGCGTCAAATCGACGCCGAGGTGTTTCCTCGCAAGATCTTCCACCGTCATGCGTCCCGTATCACGCAACAACGCCACGTATTTCCGGGCGAACGACGGCCCCTCCGCCAGTGCGCGGGCGTAAATACCCGTACTGAACAGGTAGCCGAAGGTGTACGGGAAATTGTAAAACGGTGCACCGGTGATGTAAAAGTGCAGTTTGGACGCCCACATATACGGATGGTAGACATTGAGTGCGTGATGGAAACCGTCCTTTTGCGCCTGCAACATAAGCGCGTTCAATTCCTCCACGCTGACCGGCCCCTGTTTGCGCCGTTCATAAAACCGCGTTTCAAACAGGAAACGGGCGTGAATATCCATGAAAAAGGCCACCGCTCGTTGCAATTTGTCTTCTACCAGTTTCAATTTTTCCTTGTCCGAAGAGGCATGGCGAATCGCGGCGTCCGTGACGATCAGCTCCGCGAACGTCGATGCCGTTTCCGCCACGTTCATCGCATATTGCTGGGCAAACTCGGGCAGGTCGTTCATCACATACTGATGGTACGCATGACCCAGTTCGTGCGCCAGGGTGGAAACATTGCTGGCCGTCCCTGCATAGGTCATGAAAATCCTGGATTGGCGGGAAAGTTTGAAGCTGGTGCAAAAACCGCCGGGTCGTTTTCCGGGACGGTCTTCCGCCTCAATCCAACGGTTTTCAAACGCATGACGGGCAAACTTCGCCATCTCCGGATCGAAGTGTCCGAACTGTTCCGTGATGAAATCGGCGGCCTCATCATACGGGATTTGTTTTTCCTCGCCCGGAAGGGGAGCACTCAAATCGTACCAGCTGAGAGCGTCCACTCCCAGCAACAACGCTTTCCGGTCCATGTAATAAATCAGGCGGGGTTTGTTTTTTTCGATCACTTGCCACATCGTCTCCAAGGTTTCGGCCGACATCCGGTTGTCGTCCAGCGGCTCTTTCAACACCGAATTCCACCCCCGGTGCCGGTACAGATTCAAGCGATATCCCGCCAAATGGTTGAGTGATGCGGCACACAGCTCCGCCTCCTGAGACCATGCTTTCTCCAGCGCGGCAAAAGTGGATTGGCGCACACGACGATCGGGGTGGGACAACCGGTTGGATGCCTGCCCGACGGAGAGATGAACGGTTTTCCCTTTCTCCTCCAGGGGAATCTGCATCCTGCCGACGACAGTGTTGTACAGTTGCCCCCAAGCATGGTATCCGTCAACGGACAAATCTCCCGCCAAGGTTTCCATCTCGGGAGAAAGTCTCTCCTTGGCATGCTGACGCCGTTCT
The Polycladomyces zharkentensis DNA segment above includes these coding regions:
- a CDS encoding sigma-54-dependent Fis family transcriptional regulator, whose translation is MQTEPERNELPPMLVSSWQRCRKWGVDPKRVQDELLTDGELEDRRERMHDLFQACKPILETLYTQVRQSDFMVLVSDRDGYIVAKWGEPPFTERASRVRLDVGANWEERVKGTNAIGTALAESKPVTVWGNQHFCEENRFLTCYAAPLYSPTGELVGILDVSGDARLHHPHTLGMVITAAQACQARLLLQQTRRELVLHMREMDAVMESLGQPLIAVDTDGLITRLNQSAARLLGNPMADCIGQPMTRWFDSDDVQALLTKSDRDVTILSFADSDVSWVAKSVQDERKRTFRIHLAGRTPADRQSDGVKPVSNLVMDCPKVRKVFELAVRIAPSPLTLLIRGETGTGKDRLARAVHEASGRKGAFVAVNCGAIPATLVESELFGYEKGAFTGARKNGYKGKFEAADGGTLFLDEIGDMPTASQVALLRVLEEKKVTRIGSHRPIPVDVRVIAATHQNLEQAVAEGRFRADLFYRLREMELVLPALRERTDLRLLADHFLKQVEQELGRAIKVSAEVWPILEQYDWPGNLRELRQVIRQAAYQACLIRGVDWITPQDLPTLRREESGSEKTVSFFSIDDAEERAIAQAIQAAHGNLSAAARLLGIGRTTLYRKLHKFPHLKPRC
- a CDS encoding DUF962 domain-containing protein, whose product is MFPDFQSFWLHYLRQHSKKKTRQWHAAGTSMVVVCVVLALVTMEWKWLLLAPVIAYGLAWYSHFFIEGNKPAIGHPLWSLIADFRMVFLMLTGKLDAELKKAKIGHVEMHSSERDSSFH
- the modA gene encoding molybdate ABC transporter substrate-binding protein → MKRFAHSFGWIAVVLMMIMTVACNRGENDAHPQQVEISVLAAASLTDAMKEIKSRYESTHPGVHLVTSFASSGKLKQQIEQGAPADLFLSAGAKEMDALVRAGIVDPRDRSDLLSNELVLIVPKNSRLKVSGFSDLPSPHVKTIAIGQPETVPAGQYAKQALENMNLWKKVQSKLVFAGDVRQVLAYVKTGNVDAGIVYRSDIRSAHDVETVAVADPKTHQPIVYPVGVIKATPHAKQTRDFYKWLRGPEAMKIFQKYGFEKAHHPA
- a CDS encoding GNAT family N-acetyltransferase, which codes for MVTEAIQLVVCYAFTEKGLHRIEAGVMPRNIASIRVPEKAGLIREGRGRKNPKIHSPWEDRV
- a CDS encoding DUF4179 domain-containing protein; amino-acid sequence: MKCPDLNVLFAYLDGELAPEERSRMASHLLKCPACRSLLDKWKDEDQQFREVLAEPSLSDSFVSEVRKEVEKIAGKSARDAVSEKSGAGKSGFKWMRRTVAVFVFLMLGVGITAWASPTFAEYLTATFRDFGLLPEVIKKNEYRNGYSVTDKGYTLRVTEVLANTNEVYFIYQVEKDGKILDVRDIGKDRYDLAIRSQLFDAQGKWINTGESLSPSKDWRSGMVRLTGFNQPKNSRITLVVKAKSIQGVQGNWELKIPLDLSKARVQKFKPDEQSVTPDGKFAFTLKEVTYTPTSAQIVAGVRLNGQEAVRHKERRPELHIAYQIVDQSGKVISGTHHEEKWVMRYQVSPRGGGGEEYNFGPLPKKPLYLLFDTVYLAELTDKTYEFIPGREQTIRLSRAAYTLNNARLGKSTATLPETPNHLLIDLTQTSVVKKEDTLLIAKENLWLVYDESGKEYSGFVLNDNGRWVLEVPDLYRIPEKLRIRPYDVTVYKYQVKIPLPEQK
- a CDS encoding DUF779 domain-containing protein, giving the protein MERVKRVLVTDEARRVIRRLREEHGELMFHQSGGCCDGSSPMCFRKGEFRVGSSDVLLGEIDGCEFYMSRSQFEYWQHTQLTVDVTPGRGASFSLEIPLGVRFLIRSRPFTEEERKRLEPIRNPG
- the modB gene encoding molybdate ABC transporter permease subunit — protein: MMNQDFWSPIWLSLEVNGVASILVFVPALLAAWWMKGRSFYGKSAVETLLILPLVLPPTVVGFGLLILMGRNSWIGQAVERLFHQPVLFTWWAAVIAAVVVAFPLVYQTLKNGFESVDRELEDAARSMGAGEWQVFRYITLPLSWRSLLTGYVLGFARGMGEFGATLMVAGNIPGKTQTIPTAIYIAVESGDTRLAACWVASTVLISFALLAIVQWVKIRS
- the exaC gene encoding acetaldehyde dehydrogenase ExaC, which gives rise to MSITLSGYKKPNTEGSLLHYRPQYENFIGGEWVPPMGGEYFDNISPVDGQVFTRVPRSRKEDIEYALDKAHAAKEKWANTSVTERSNILLKIADRMEENLEKLALSETWDNGKPIRETLNADLPLAIDHFRYFAGVIRGEEGSMSEIDAKTVSLHIKEPIGVVGQIIPWNFPLLMAAWKLAPALAAGNCVVLKPAEQTPVTILLLMELIADLLPPGVVNVVNGFGPEAGQPLATSPRVGKVAFTGETTTGRLIMQYASENITPVTLELGGKSPNIFTENVMKADDEFLDKALEGFTMFALNQGEVCTCPSRALIQESIYDAFMERALERVKKIKMGDPLDPNTMMGAQASNDQYEKILSYIALGKEEGAKCLTGGKPYQNERYPNGFYIEPTVFEGHNKMRIFQEEIFGPVVSVTTFKDEAELLEIANDTLYGLGAGLWTRDVHQAYQIARKIEAGRVWVNCYHLYPAHAAFGGYKQSGIGRETHKMMLEHYQQTKNVLISYDKNPMGFF
- a CDS encoding M3 family oligoendopeptidase, which encodes MGKQRYELKWDLDCFFPGGSASPQFEHFVSDLSRRMDELKRDIMKLAKLNPANPDRWHETLTRAQEATSRLYQANAFVSCLTAQDVKDEKAKLWRGRLTQLGAAYRAAMTAMDDALLNVPDSDWTVLLQDERLQPIAFFLEERRQHAKERLSPEMETLAGDLSVDGYHAWGQLYNTVVGRMQIPLEEKGKTVHLSVGQASNRLSHPDRRVRQSTFAALEKAWSQEAELCAASLNHLAGYRLNLYRHRGWNSVLKEPLDDNRMSAETLETMWQVIEKNKPRLIYYMDRKALLLGVDALSWYDLSAPLPGEEKQIPYDEAADFITEQFGHFDPEMAKFARHAFENRWIEAEDRPGKRPGGFCTSFKLSRQSRIFMTYAGTASNVSTLAHELGHAYHQYVMNDLPEFAQQYAMNVAETASTFAELIVTDAAIRHASSDKEKLKLVEDKLQRAVAFFMDIHARFLFETRFYERRKQGPVSVEELNALMLQAQKDGFHHALNVYHPYMWASKLHFYITGAPFYNFPYTFGYLFSTGIYARALAEGPSFARKYVALLRDTGRMTVEDLARKHLGVDLTQPEFWQSAVDTVLEDVDLFLELTETK
- a CDS encoding RNA polymerase sigma factor; the protein is MSDDLTLVRQVLVGDLDAFDTLVLRYKDRVYRLMLRMIGNPEDAKDLTQEVFIKVYRNLQRFDSSRRFSTWLYRIAFNRCLDELRKRDRMGAVPTDGEPPGNESAESIVLKREEYRSLMNRIDDLPEHYRRVFLLKYLDDLSYAEIAHVLGITVDDVKNRLYRARKKLREQETLRKAGNGA